A region from the Triticum urartu cultivar G1812 chromosome 1, Tu2.1, whole genome shotgun sequence genome encodes:
- the LOC125509519 gene encoding cytochrome P450 89A2-like: MEAQAWLLLPVALLLPLVIVLLAQRVAGKAKNGSRIPPGPLALPLLGSLLWLRHSSADVEPLLRRLMARHGPVVSLRVGSRLSIFVADRRVAHAALVGRGAALADRPAVTRGLLGETGNTVARACYGPAWRLLRRNLVSETLHPSRVRLFAPARAWVRRVLADKLLRESGSSPGVEAAPRGVMVMEAFRYAMFCLLVLMCFGERLDEAAVRAVGAAQRDWLLYVARKTSVFAFWPAVTKHLFRGRLKTGLALRRRQKELFLPLIDARRERKKQIDRGAGVALPTAETTFEHSYVDTLLDVKLPEEEAGRALTDDEMVILCSEFLIAGTDTTATGLQWIMAELVKNPAIQEKLYNGISTTTGGDQEEVSEEDIHKMPYLKAVVLEGLRRHPPAHFVLPHKAMEDMEIDGYLIPKGATVNFMVAEMGRDEREWEKPMEFVPERFLPGGDGEGVDVAGSREIRMMPFGVGRRICAGLGVAMLHLEYFVANLVNEFEWREVPGDEVDFAEKPEFTVVMAKPLCARLVPRSRS, encoded by the coding sequence ATGGAGGCACAGGCATGGCTCCTGCTCCCTGtcgccctcctcctccccctcgtCATCGTCCTGCTCGCGCAGCGCGTCGCGGGTAAGGCCAAGAACGGCAGCCGCATCCCGCCGGGCCCGCTCGCCTTGCCGTTGCTCGGCAGCCTACTGTGGCTGCGGCACTCCTCAGCCGACGTGGAGCCCCTCCTCCGGCGCCTCATGGCGCGGCACGGCCCCGTCGTGTCCCTGCGCGTCGGCTCCCGCCTCTCCATCTTCGTGGCCGACCGGCGAGTGGCCCACGCCGCCCTGGTGGGGCGCGGCGCCGCTCTGGCTGACCGCCCGGCGGTCACGCGCGGCCTCCTCGGCGAGACCGGCAACACCGTCGCGCGCGCCTGCTACGGGCCCGCGTGGCGCCTCCTGCGGCGCAACCTCGTGTCGGAGACGCTGCACCCGTCGCGCGTCCGCCTCTTCGCGCCGGCGCGCGCCTGGGTGCGCCGTGTGCTTGCGGACAAGCTGCTGCGGGAGTCCGGCTCCAGCCCCGGCGTGGAGGCGGCGCCCCGCGGGGTCATGGTCATGGAGGCGTTCCGGTACGCCATGTTCTGCCTCCTCGTGCTCATGTGCTTTGGCGAGAGGCTCGACGAGGCCGCGGTGCGGGCGGTCGGCGCCGCGCAGCGCGACTGGCTCCTGTACGTCGCGCGAAAGACGAGTGTCTTCGCCTTCTGGCCGGCTGTCACCAAGCACCTGTTTCGCGGCCGTCTCAAGACGGGCCTCGCCCTGCGCCGGCGGCAGAAGGAGCTCTTCCTGCCGCTGATTGACGCGCGGCGGGAGCGCAAGAAGCAGATCGACCGAGGCGCCGGCGTGGCGTTGCCGACGGCGGAGACGACGTTCGAGCACTCGTACGTGGACACCCTGCTCGACGTCAAGCTCCCTGAAGAAGAGGCTGGCCGCGCGCTCACGGACGACGAGATGGTCATACTCTGCTCCGAATTCCTTATCGCCGGAACCGACACCACCGCCACCGGGCTGCAATGGATCATGGCTGAGCTCGTCAAGAACCCGGCCATCCAGGAGAAGCTCTATAACGGGATCAGCACCACAACTGGTGGCGACCAGGAAGAGGTCTCCGAGGAGGATATCCACAAGATGCCTTACCTCAAAGCCGTCGTCCTCGAGGGACTGCGCAGGCACCCACCGGCGCACTTCGTGCTGCCGCACAAGGCGATGGAGGACATGGAGATTGACGGGTACCTGATCCCGAAGGGCGCCACTGTGAACTTCATGGTGGCCGAGATGGGCAGGGACGAGCGGGAGTGGGAGAAGCCGATGGAGTTCGTGCCAGAGCGATTCTTgccgggcggcgacggcgagggggTGGATGTGGCCGGCAGCAGGGAGATCAGGATGATGCCGTTCGGCGTCGGGAGGAGGATCTGCGCCGGGCTCGGCGTCGCCATGCTTCACCTGGAGTACTTCGTGGCCAATTTGGTCAATGAGTTCGAGTGGCGTGAGGTTCCAGGCGACGAGGTGGACTTCGCCGAGAAGCCGGAGTTCACCGTCGTCATGGCCAAGCCGCTATGCGCGAGGTTGGTGCCCAGAAGCAGGAGCTGA
- the LOC125509526 gene encoding UPF0496 protein 4-like, with translation MSRPDDGHRSFFPVGNPFRVILPGGPHLPRKLQALLKSYEDALALSLRKLKPENPLEVLTLSWMRLAVDCLSELHANIGTLITELELPVSDWDEKWVDIYLNSSVKLLDICIVLSSELARLDQGQLLVKYVLHVLDTKSGVLSLEQLKRAEVSLKEWMDKVDTARPRLDSCSTALQELAGSLCLMKVKNSAKGKVLMRALYGIESVTVFTCSVFVAALSGSPNPLVELHVPQKFGWAQAFNELHATISGEVKRQLSRGSVSAVKELEEVEACARKLHALTRTAQLEEENDNLACAVSLSKQMVMPDITEQKEKPECNLKSADDSSQECEVIMTEIGTEEGTQEAEIMQDTHCENKLSTLESISEDDKMISGANGFIDENMTIVPERTSISEGREELLDCISSMSKSAEGLRLGLDSLSKRVGDFFQIVLTGRDALLCNLRMSDAASKVTEVRS, from the coding sequence ATGAGCCGCCCGGACGACGGACATAGGTCTTTCTTCCCTGTGGGAAACCCCTTCCGGGTCATCCTCCCAGGGGGACCTCACCTGCCTCGGAAGCTCCAGGCGCTGCTCAAGTCATACGAGGATGCCCTGGCCTTGAGCTTGAGGAAGCTAAAGCCGGAGAATCCCTTGGAGGTCCTCACCTTGTCCTGGATGAGGCTTGCCGTGGATTGCTTGTCAGAGCTGCATGCCAACATAGGCACCCTGATAACCGAGCTCGAGCTGCCTGTCTCGGATTGGGATGAGAAGTGGGTGGACATTTACTTGAACAGCAGCGTTAAGCTGCTGGACATCTGCATCGTGCTGAGCTCGGAGCTCGCTCGGTTGGATCAAGGGCAGTTGCTTGTCAAGTATGTCCTGCATGTGTTGGACACCAAAAGCGGTGTgctgtcattggagcagctcaAGCGAGCTGAGGTATCACTTAAGGAGTGGATGGACAAGGTGGACACAGCGCGCCCAAGACTCGACAGCTGCTCAACGGCCTTGCAGGAACTTGCTGGGAGCCTTTGTCTGATGAAGGTCAAGAATTCTGCTAAGGGGAAGGTCCTCATGAGAGCTTTGTATGGAATAGAGTCTGTGACAGTCTTTACCTGCAGCGTCTTTGTGGCTGCACTGTCAGGCAGTCCCAATCCATTGGTGGAGTTGCATGTCCCTCAGAAATTTGGTTGGGCACAGGCCTTCAATGAGCTTCATGCTACCATCAGTGGGGAAGTCAAAAGGCAATTATCCAGGGGAAGTGTTTCAGCTGTAAAAGAGCTGGAAGAAGTCGAAGCATGTGCCAGGAAACTGCATGCGTTGACTAGGACTGCTCAGCTTGAAGAAGAAAATGACAACCTGGCTTGTGCTGTGAGCCTTTCAAAGCAAATGGTGATGCCGGACATCACTGAACAGAAAGAAAAACCCGAGTGTAATCTTAAGTCGGCTGATGACAGTAGCCAGGAATGTGAAGTGATCATGACAGAGATTGGTACTGAAGAAGGAACACAAGAAGCTGAAATTATGCAGGATACCCACTGTGAGAATAAGCTGAGCACGCTTGAGAGTATCAGTGAAGATGACAAGATGATAAGTGGGGCAAATGGCTTCATCGACGAGAATATGACCATCGTTCCTGAGAGAACCAGCATCTCGGAAGGTAGAGAAGAGCTGCTGGACTGTATCTCCAGCATGTCAAAAAGCGCCGAGGGGCTTCGGCTCGGGTTGGATTCGTTGTCCAAACGAGTCGGGGACTTCTTCCAGATCGTGCTTACAGGACGTGACGCGTTGCTCTGCAACCTAAGGATGTCAGATGCAGCAAGCAAGGTCACCGAGGTTAGGTCTTGA